From the Synergistaceae bacterium DZ-S4 genome, one window contains:
- a CDS encoding P-II family nitrogen regulator: MINDTEKACFELIWAIVNFGKGSKVMQAAKKFGISGGTIFLAKGTANSSIADFLGLSDIRKEIVLMGANKMTARSALEALDKKFEFDRPNHGIAFTVPVNEMIGSVGCKAAEREMEEGAEEAMHCLITAVVDKGKAEDVIDAATAAGSKGGTIINGRGSGIHETSRLFFMDIEPEKEIVLILSEKKDSEAIASSISEKMEIEKPGKGIIFVQEVSKVFGLAK; the protein is encoded by the coding sequence ATGATAAATGATACAGAAAAAGCATGCTTTGAACTCATCTGGGCGATAGTGAATTTCGGAAAGGGCAGCAAGGTGATGCAGGCGGCAAAAAAATTCGGTATTTCCGGAGGGACGATATTCTTGGCCAAAGGAACGGCAAACAGTTCAATAGCTGATTTTTTGGGCCTGTCGGATATTCGGAAAGAGATAGTGCTGATGGGAGCGAATAAAATGACTGCCAGATCGGCATTGGAGGCACTTGATAAAAAGTTTGAATTTGACAGACCAAACCACGGGATAGCTTTTACTGTTCCGGTAAACGAAATGATAGGATCAGTAGGATGCAAAGCTGCTGAAAGAGAAATGGAGGAAGGGGCTGAAGAAGCGATGCACTGCTTGATAACAGCAGTAGTCGACAAGGGCAAGGCGGAAGATGTCATCGATGCTGCAACTGCTGCAGGTTCGAAGGGAGGGACCATAATAAATGGAAGGGGGTCGGGCATACACGAGACAAGCAGGCTTTTTTTTATGGACATCGAGCCTGAGAAGGAAATAGTTCTTATCCTTTCCGAGAAAAAAGATTCTGAAGCAATAGCCTCCTCCATCAGTGAAAAAATGGAGATAGAAAAACCGGGGAAGGGAATAATTTTCGTTCAGGAGGTAAGCAAAGTCTTCGGGCTGGCGAAATAA
- a CDS encoding DUF1538 domain-containing protein produces MLTEKLREVLLAVLPITIIVTILNFTITPLGADLYIRFIVGALLIVAGLTVFLLGVDIGITQIGNLMGASIAKTNRLLIVIAAGLILGFVISVAEPDLHILAQQVENVTAGSIGKAGIVLVVSAGIALMLALGFIRILYNLAVNKIFTVLYLVVFSLACFTPNEFMAISFDASGATTGAVTVPFILALAAGVSVLKKDSKASEIDSFGMVGIASVGAIIGVMLMGILSKTEKLTGGLPAEDASYHSIMSPFLEKLPTVSVEVLLALLPVVVIFAVFQKLSFRLSYKAVRRIVNGLVFAFVGLVLFLVGVNGGFMEVGSLIGRNLTLIENKIYVISVGFILGLVTVLAEPAVYVLTHQIENVTSGYVKRSLVMGTLSIGVGSAVALAVINILMPQISLWHFLLPGYIISIAMSYYVPRLFVGIAFDSGGVASGPMTATFVLAFAHGVADAVETASILSDGFGVIAMVAMTPIIALQLLGAVFQMKSKKEGLKSDDK; encoded by the coding sequence GTGCTTACCGAGAAACTCAGGGAGGTCCTCCTGGCGGTCCTGCCGATAACGATTATAGTCACCATTTTGAACTTCACCATCACTCCCCTTGGCGCTGACCTTTATATAAGATTTATTGTGGGCGCGCTTTTGATCGTTGCAGGTCTGACAGTGTTTCTTCTCGGGGTCGACATCGGGATAACGCAGATAGGCAATCTCATGGGTGCTTCGATCGCTAAGACAAACAGGCTCCTTATCGTCATAGCGGCCGGTCTTATACTCGGTTTTGTGATATCCGTCGCGGAGCCGGATCTTCACATACTGGCTCAACAGGTGGAAAATGTGACCGCCGGCAGCATAGGAAAAGCGGGTATAGTGCTGGTCGTATCTGCAGGGATCGCGCTTATGCTGGCCCTGGGTTTTATAAGGATACTCTACAATCTAGCCGTCAACAAGATATTCACGGTGCTCTATCTTGTAGTATTTTCCCTTGCCTGTTTTACGCCGAATGAATTTATGGCGATATCCTTTGATGCCTCAGGAGCGACCACAGGAGCCGTGACGGTGCCTTTCATACTGGCTCTGGCAGCAGGGGTATCGGTACTGAAAAAAGATAGCAAGGCCTCCGAAATAGACAGTTTCGGCATGGTAGGCATAGCGTCTGTGGGAGCGATCATCGGGGTCATGCTCATGGGTATACTGTCAAAAACCGAGAAACTTACAGGGGGCCTTCCGGCTGAAGATGCTTCCTATCATTCGATAATGAGCCCTTTCTTAGAAAAACTGCCGACAGTTTCAGTGGAAGTATTATTGGCGCTGTTGCCTGTCGTTGTTATCTTTGCGGTTTTCCAGAAGCTCTCCTTCAGACTGTCATACAAAGCCGTAAGAAGAATAGTAAACGGCCTTGTTTTTGCATTTGTCGGCCTTGTCCTATTTCTTGTCGGAGTCAATGGAGGATTCATGGAAGTGGGAAGTCTTATAGGGCGAAATCTCACCCTCATAGAAAACAAAATTTATGTCATATCTGTCGGATTCATTCTGGGCCTTGTTACCGTGCTTGCTGAACCGGCCGTCTATGTACTGACACATCAGATCGAAAATGTAACGAGCGGTTACGTCAAAAGGAGTCTTGTAATGGGGACACTGAGCATAGGGGTCGGCTCGGCAGTGGCCCTTGCTGTGATCAACATCCTAATGCCTCAGATAAGTCTCTGGCATTTTCTCCTTCCCGGTTACATAATATCTATCGCAATGTCGTATTATGTACCGAGACTGTTTGTGGGCATCGCCTTTGATTCCGGAGGGGTGGCGTCGGGACCTATGACCGCAACATTCGTTCTTGCTTTTGCCCATGGAGTCGCAGATGCTGTGGAGACTGCAAGCATCCTCTCAGACGGTTTCGGGGTCATAGCGATGGTCGCCATGACCCCTATAATCGCTCTTCAGCTTCTGGGTGCGGTCTTTCAGATGAAATCAAAGAAAGAAGGTCTGAAAAGTGATGATAAATGA
- a CDS encoding PAS domain S-box protein: protein MEKPFKFTERQCREFIEKASELIFCADMDGNLMYVNKCWKAKLGYSEKEACLMTLWDVIHPDHLERCRQYFVLIKEGKAPDPEKESIETIFISKAREPLKVEMNAGCLLECCNGQNVIMCSFNDISARPKAEERITYLAGLVEQSDDMIAFKDLDLKVVAANDSYAKLSGHSSARDILGKNCAEIFGFSPDADPGKFYLERDMEAQQLKPGDYLLAENIIDLPKFKDRHIISKKFPVYNSAGNLIGTGDIIRETTEFKKTQTRLYESQQHFKLLVDQMLHGLAVHEIICDDSGSPYDYRFISINKKFEEQTGLRAEDVIGKTVLEVLPNTEKVWIEKYGRVALTGEPIQFDSYSAHFDKWYRVSSYSPKYGQFAVVSDDITERKKLEEALYIEKEQIEKTLLSVGDGVISTDKNGRITLMNKAAENLTGRKLKNVLGMKINEIYDIRDDTTKDKMPSHFEKVLQKGEQINDRDHKLLISKNGNELLIEYSAAPVRDKRGNVTGMILVFRDSTEKIERLKQVEYLSLHDHMTGLYNRRYMHDSIKRLDTRRNLPFSMIYMDLNGLKLINDSLGHEMGDRLIVSVANVLRDMLRSDDIVGRLGGDEFLILLPRTDNEGAEKISERILKAISETNAGSLVPSVAVGSAVKTEEDQNIYDVLKRAESSMYRNKLKSGKMMRNTIVENLIRLTESKHAAVQDHSKRVMGFCERIANAMDLSDRETADLKTTALLHNIGEIVIPASLLNKPDKLTEEEYEQIKMHSEKGYQILKSIDEYAALAESVLQHHERWDGKGYPEGLKEGDILLHSRIINVADAYEAMTSDRPYKRAISREEAIEELKKCRGKQFDPDIVDIFIDKVLLKKESPADTAIC from the coding sequence ATGGAAAAGCCGTTTAAATTCACGGAAAGGCAGTGCCGTGAATTTATTGAAAAGGCTTCAGAACTGATTTTCTGTGCCGACATGGATGGCAATCTGATGTATGTCAACAAGTGCTGGAAAGCAAAGCTCGGTTACAGCGAAAAAGAGGCCTGCCTGATGACCTTGTGGGATGTGATACACCCGGATCATCTTGAAAGATGCAGACAGTATTTCGTCCTTATCAAGGAAGGCAAAGCGCCCGATCCTGAAAAAGAGAGCATCGAAACAATATTCATCTCAAAGGCAAGAGAACCTTTAAAGGTTGAAATGAACGCCGGCTGTCTCCTTGAATGCTGCAACGGGCAAAATGTCATAATGTGCTCCTTCAATGACATTTCCGCCAGGCCAAAGGCTGAGGAAAGGATCACATACCTGGCCGGACTCGTCGAACAGAGCGACGATATGATAGCCTTCAAAGACCTGGACCTTAAGGTAGTCGCCGCAAATGATTCGTACGCAAAACTGTCCGGCCATTCTTCGGCCCGGGATATCCTGGGAAAGAACTGTGCCGAAATTTTCGGGTTTTCGCCGGACGCGGATCCCGGGAAATTTTATCTGGAACGGGATATGGAGGCGCAGCAACTCAAACCGGGAGATTACCTGCTCGCAGAAAATATCATCGACCTGCCGAAATTCAAAGACAGGCACATCATCTCAAAAAAATTCCCCGTATATAACTCTGCCGGCAATTTGATTGGGACAGGAGACATAATAAGGGAGACGACAGAGTTCAAAAAGACCCAGACAAGACTCTACGAAAGCCAGCAGCACTTCAAGCTTCTCGTTGACCAGATGCTCCATGGGCTGGCCGTTCATGAAATCATTTGCGACGATAGCGGCAGTCCCTATGATTACAGGTTCATCAGCATAAACAAAAAATTTGAGGAACAGACGGGCCTCAGGGCAGAGGATGTTATAGGAAAGACCGTTCTGGAAGTCCTGCCCAACACAGAGAAGGTCTGGATAGAGAAGTACGGAAGGGTAGCGCTTACAGGTGAACCGATCCAGTTCGACAGCTACTCTGCCCATTTCGACAAGTGGTACCGCGTATCATCATACTCACCCAAATACGGGCAATTCGCAGTCGTGTCAGATGACATCACGGAGAGAAAGAAACTTGAAGAGGCTCTCTATATCGAGAAAGAACAGATCGAAAAGACCCTTCTCTCCGTGGGTGACGGTGTGATCTCCACCGACAAGAACGGAAGGATAACATTAATGAACAAGGCAGCTGAAAACCTTACCGGGAGGAAGCTGAAAAATGTTTTGGGAATGAAGATAAATGAGATTTACGACATAAGGGACGATACGACAAAAGACAAAATGCCGTCACATTTTGAAAAAGTTCTCCAAAAAGGTGAGCAAATAAACGACCGGGACCATAAACTCCTGATATCCAAAAACGGGAATGAACTCCTCATCGAATACTCTGCTGCCCCTGTGAGAGACAAAAGGGGAAATGTGACGGGAATGATCCTTGTCTTCAGGGACAGTACGGAAAAAATAGAAAGGCTGAAGCAGGTGGAGTACCTGAGTCTCCATGACCACATGACCGGCCTGTACAACAGGAGATACATGCATGATTCAATAAAAAGGCTTGACACAAGACGAAACCTTCCCTTTTCAATGATTTATATGGATCTGAACGGACTGAAGCTGATCAACGACTCCCTCGGGCATGAGATGGGAGACAGGCTCATAGTCTCTGTAGCGAATGTGCTCAGAGATATGCTCCGGAGCGACGACATTGTGGGGCGGCTGGGCGGTGATGAATTCCTGATCCTCCTTCCACGGACGGACAACGAGGGTGCCGAAAAAATATCGGAAAGGATACTCAAAGCAATTTCCGAAACTAACGCAGGCTCCCTGGTACCCTCAGTAGCGGTCGGATCTGCAGTTAAAACAGAAGAGGACCAAAATATCTATGATGTACTTAAAAGAGCTGAATCTTCGATGTACAGAAACAAATTGAAGAGCGGAAAAATGATGAGAAACACGATCGTTGAAAATCTGATCAGGCTGACAGAGAGCAAACATGCCGCGGTCCAGGATCATTCAAAACGGGTCATGGGTTTCTGCGAAAGGATCGCCAATGCTATGGATCTCTCTGACAGAGAGACGGCTGATCTCAAAACTACAGCCCTGCTCCACAACATCGGCGAGATCGTTATACCTGCGTCTTTGCTCAACAAACCCGATAAACTGACCGAAGAAGAGTACGAGCAGATAAAGATGCATTCGGAGAAAGGCTATCAGATATTGAAGTCAATAGACGAATACGCAGCGCTTGCGGAATCTGTCCTCCAGCACCATGAAAGGTGGGACGGCAAGGGGTATCCGGAGGGACTGAAAGAAGGCGACATACTGCTCCATTCAAGGATAATCAACGTGGCAGACGCATATGAGGCAATGACTTCTGACAGGCCTTATAAAAGAGCGATAAGCCGGGAAGAGGCTATAGAGGAACTCAAAAAGTGCCGCGGCAAGCAGTTTGACCCGGATATCGTGGATATATTCATTGACAAGGTCCTTTTGAAAAAAGAGAGTCCCGCAGACACAGCCATTTGCTGA
- the citF gene encoding citrate lyase subunit alpha → MAKNALGREIPEFIEGYGKTKLFQGAFALKPEGYRAGGKIRCIDSTCTDKRVSDIKAAIAASGLKSGMTVSFHHHLRNGDYVVNMVIDACAEMGIKNLTLFPTALFGVHKKLIEHIKNGVISRIMGSVNGPIGQLVSEGGMDVPVVLRSHGGRPRAVISGDVHIDVAFIAAPTADKYGNICGTQGKSACGSLGYAFTDAQYADCVIAVTDNLQPYPAAPISMSQLNVDIVVEVPSIGDPAGIVSGTTKVTRDPLRLLIAKYASELIEASPYFKEGISFQTGAGGIPLAVTAFMKEAMIKKGIKGSFGLGGITGYFVELLKEGLVERLMDVQSFDLEAVRSIGENPKHIEISADWYANPWNSGAAVNMLDVVILGATEVDVNFNANVNTEADGALLHGTGGHQDTAAGAKLTIIAQPLLRGRIPCVTDNVYSVTTPGEVVDAIVTEYGITINPKRKDLLDACSAVKGLPLVSMDELVSRAHKMSGPTDPVATEDRIIGVVEWRDGTVIDVVRQLKTK, encoded by the coding sequence ATGGCGAAGAACGCACTGGGCCGAGAGATACCTGAATTTATTGAAGGATACGGCAAAACAAAGCTCTTTCAGGGCGCATTTGCCTTAAAGCCTGAAGGGTACAGGGCAGGCGGAAAGATCCGCTGCATCGACAGCACATGCACCGATAAGCGCGTAAGCGACATCAAGGCTGCGATCGCCGCTTCCGGACTTAAAAGCGGAATGACGGTATCATTCCACCACCACCTTCGTAACGGCGACTATGTCGTCAATATGGTCATCGATGCCTGCGCGGAGATGGGGATCAAAAACCTGACCCTCTTCCCGACAGCCCTCTTCGGTGTACATAAAAAACTGATCGAACACATCAAAAACGGTGTCATTTCCAGAATAATGGGATCTGTAAACGGGCCGATAGGACAGCTTGTATCTGAGGGGGGAATGGATGTCCCTGTAGTATTGAGAAGTCACGGCGGACGCCCCCGGGCGGTCATTTCAGGAGATGTCCACATAGACGTGGCCTTCATAGCCGCTCCGACAGCCGACAAGTATGGAAATATCTGCGGCACCCAGGGTAAGTCCGCATGCGGATCGCTTGGATACGCCTTCACGGATGCCCAGTATGCCGACTGTGTCATTGCAGTAACAGACAATCTGCAGCCATATCCGGCGGCTCCTATATCGATGTCACAGCTGAACGTCGACATAGTTGTCGAAGTGCCGAGCATCGGTGACCCCGCGGGGATAGTTTCAGGAACCACGAAAGTGACAAGGGACCCCCTCCGTCTGCTCATAGCAAAATATGCTTCAGAGCTGATCGAGGCCAGCCCTTACTTCAAGGAAGGCATCTCCTTCCAGACCGGTGCGGGCGGCATACCCCTTGCAGTCACGGCATTCATGAAGGAAGCCATGATAAAGAAGGGCATCAAAGGCAGCTTTGGCCTCGGAGGCATCACGGGCTACTTCGTTGAACTCCTCAAAGAGGGATTGGTAGAAAGGCTGATGGACGTCCAGTCCTTTGACCTTGAAGCCGTTCGTTCTATAGGGGAAAACCCGAAGCACATCGAAATATCGGCCGACTGGTACGCCAACCCATGGAACTCGGGCGCAGCTGTCAACATGCTTGACGTCGTTATCCTCGGAGCGACTGAGGTCGATGTAAACTTCAATGCCAACGTAAACACCGAGGCCGACGGAGCGTTGCTGCACGGGACAGGCGGACACCAGGACACAGCCGCCGGAGCCAAGCTTACGATAATAGCCCAGCCTCTCCTCCGCGGACGCATCCCGTGTGTCACTGACAATGTCTACAGTGTTACAACTCCGGGTGAGGTAGTGGATGCGATAGTCACGGAGTACGGTATAACGATCAATCCCAAGAGGAAGGATCTTCTTGATGCCTGCTCAGCAGTAAAGGGACTCCCGCTTGTCTCGATGGACGAACTCGTTTCAAGGGCGCACAAGATGTCCGGCCCGACAGACCCCGTCGCTACGGAAGACCGCATCATAGGAGTCGTTGAGTGGCGCGACGGAACGGTGATCGACGTAGTCAGGCAGCTTAAAACGAAATAA
- a CDS encoding CoA ester lyase encodes MRRTMLYLPGNNPNMLTRGYLFGSDGLILDLEDAVAMAEKDTARILVQHFLRQGEFGSCEVTVRINGVDTEYWKDDLAAVVPFPALQGVRAPKVDDANTVRMIDEELSIIEDKNGIPVGRTKIFCLLETARGIWNAFDIASASSRVAAIIPGGEDLTADLKTSRSNEGTELDWARRMLVFAARAAGVDPIDTVFPRVTDDAGLRKETEFIKQLGFEGKSVIHPNQIPIIHDVFNPTEQEIEKALKIVAAAKEAAERGQGAVSVDGRMVDIPVVKRAEYTLLKAGLLEVR; translated from the coding sequence ATGCGCCGTACGATGCTGTACCTTCCGGGCAACAATCCAAACATGCTTACAAGAGGGTATCTCTTCGGTTCGGACGGTCTGATACTCGATTTGGAAGATGCCGTAGCAATGGCTGAAAAGGACACGGCCCGCATACTTGTCCAGCATTTCCTCAGGCAGGGTGAATTCGGCAGCTGTGAGGTTACAGTCCGCATCAACGGAGTTGACACCGAGTACTGGAAGGACGACCTCGCGGCCGTTGTTCCTTTCCCGGCGCTTCAGGGAGTAAGGGCGCCCAAGGTCGATGACGCTAATACAGTCAGGATGATCGATGAAGAACTCTCAATAATTGAGGATAAAAACGGCATACCTGTCGGACGAACAAAGATATTTTGTCTGCTTGAAACTGCAAGGGGGATTTGGAATGCATTTGACATAGCTTCGGCATCTTCGCGCGTTGCAGCGATAATCCCGGGCGGAGAAGACCTCACGGCAGACCTTAAGACGAGCCGTTCAAACGAAGGGACCGAGCTTGACTGGGCCCGCCGCATGCTTGTGTTCGCTGCCAGAGCAGCCGGTGTTGACCCGATCGATACAGTCTTCCCCAGGGTCACAGATGACGCGGGACTGCGCAAAGAGACGGAATTCATAAAACAGCTTGGTTTTGAAGGAAAGAGCGTCATCCATCCAAACCAGATACCGATCATACATGATGTCTTCAACCCGACGGAGCAGGAAATAGAGAAGGCCCTCAAGATAGTAGCGGCAGCGAAGGAAGCTGCGGAGCGCGGCCAGGGCGCAGTCTCTGTCGACGGAAGAATGGTCGATATCCCGGTCGTCAAGAGAGCGGAATACACACTTCTCAAGGCCGGACTTTTGGAGGTGAGGTAA
- the citD gene encoding citrate lyase acyl carrier protein — MNTAQAGTLESMDCLVTVSDTAQGAGVKIQIAGSSAARFRSAMEKKVSEVIASMGVKDIDISIQDNGALDIVLGARVEAAVKRLMGGER; from the coding sequence ATGAATACAGCTCAGGCAGGGACTCTGGAATCAATGGACTGTCTCGTAACGGTCTCTGATACAGCCCAGGGCGCAGGCGTAAAAATACAGATAGCCGGGAGCAGTGCGGCAAGATTCAGATCAGCCATGGAAAAGAAGGTCTCTGAGGTAATCGCTTCCATGGGTGTAAAGGATATCGACATTTCGATCCAGGACAACGGTGCCCTGGACATAGTTTTGGGTGCAAGGGTGGAGGCCGCTGTAAAGAGGCTTATGGGAGGTGAGAGGTAA
- a CDS encoding isocitrate/isopropylmalate family dehydrogenase: MSGNALKVKEQKDRYKVCYMAGDDSGFDMMEGALLVLESLNLPIDWVRADLGWCMWEKSNKKFGEGDPRCNTVPPETIKSIRETDATLMAAITSKAGVKGFKSAILQMRQLFDLYINLRPAKKLPGIGTPLANDPNIDIVLFRENTEDLYAAVEFYPLPEAMFDLHKGMERFKGREVAVSWRVFSKDGCERIIRAAFEYAKATGRKTVHCCNKANVIRETDGMMKRVFLEIAKEYEQYGIKGIEENADATAMWLIKNPQDYSVIVASNVFGDILSDEASQLTGGLGFAPSGNIGKDAALFEPSSGSVPKYAHQYRVNPSAMVLTSKMMLEYLGLDEAAQKIEKALGEVLVENKPGTLTYDVLRDFRGDPDWEKNAASTIDMAAAIAGKIDPAFKGEKLEAAKAKVRKMCAWDEDSLIGFND; the protein is encoded by the coding sequence ATGTCAGGCAATGCTCTGAAAGTGAAGGAACAGAAGGACCGCTACAAGGTGTGTTACATGGCCGGGGACGACTCCGGATTCGACATGATGGAGGGCGCGCTTCTGGTCCTCGAATCCCTCAATCTTCCCATCGACTGGGTCCGTGCCGACCTAGGCTGGTGCATGTGGGAAAAATCAAACAAGAAATTCGGCGAAGGCGATCCCCGCTGCAACACAGTCCCGCCCGAAACCATCAAATCGATCCGTGAGACAGACGCGACACTCATGGCAGCCATCACATCAAAGGCCGGGGTAAAGGGATTCAAGTCAGCCATTCTCCAGATGCGCCAGCTCTTTGACCTTTACATCAACCTCCGCCCTGCGAAGAAACTTCCCGGGATCGGAACTCCTCTTGCTAACGACCCCAACATCGACATCGTCCTATTCCGTGAAAACACAGAAGACCTCTACGCGGCAGTCGAATTCTACCCGCTTCCGGAAGCTATGTTTGACCTGCACAAGGGCATGGAGAGATTCAAGGGCCGTGAAGTGGCAGTTTCATGGCGCGTCTTCTCCAAAGACGGCTGCGAGCGCATAATCCGCGCAGCCTTTGAATATGCGAAGGCTACGGGCCGCAAGACCGTTCACTGCTGCAACAAGGCAAACGTCATCCGCGAGACAGACGGAATGATGAAGAGGGTATTCCTCGAGATCGCAAAGGAATACGAGCAGTACGGCATCAAAGGCATCGAAGAGAACGCCGACGCTACAGCAATGTGGCTGATCAAGAACCCGCAGGATTACAGCGTAATAGTCGCAAGCAACGTCTTCGGAGACATCCTCTCTGACGAAGCTTCACAGCTTACGGGCGGCCTGGGATTTGCCCCTAGCGGCAACATAGGCAAAGATGCAGCACTCTTTGAACCCAGCAGCGGTTCCGTGCCGAAATATGCTCACCAGTACAGGGTAAACCCGAGCGCAATGGTGCTGACATCAAAGATGATGCTCGAGTACCTCGGCCTTGACGAAGCAGCCCAGAAGATAGAGAAGGCTCTTGGCGAAGTCCTGGTTGAAAACAAGCCGGGCACACTTACATACGACGTTCTCCGTGACTTCCGCGGCGATCCCGACTGGGAGAAGAACGCAGCCAGCACCATCGACATGGCAGCAGCAATAGCCGGCAAGATCGATCCCGCATTCAAGGGAGAGAAGCTCGAAGCGGCGAAGGCTAAAGTCCGCAAGATGTGCGCGTGGGACGAGGACAGCCTCATAGGATTCAACGATTAA
- a CDS encoding 3-isopropylmalate dehydratase small subunit, whose amino-acid sequence MSVKGKVWKYGDDVNTDVIFPGKYTYTIKERADMAKVALEDLDMEFNKNAKPGDIIVGGKNWGCGSSREQAVSCIKERGIAVIIAKSFARIYYRNCFNEGLPIIVCPEAVDAISMGDEVEVDFESGVIKAGGKEFKFPAYPEFVQGLIKDGGLIPHVKKSLGLA is encoded by the coding sequence ATGTCTGTCAAAGGTAAAGTTTGGAAATACGGAGACGACGTAAACACGGACGTTATTTTCCCCGGCAAGTACACCTACACGATCAAGGAACGCGCCGACATGGCGAAGGTCGCTCTTGAAGACCTTGACATGGAATTCAACAAGAACGCAAAACCGGGCGACATAATCGTCGGCGGCAAAAACTGGGGCTGCGGTTCCAGCCGCGAGCAGGCCGTATCATGCATCAAAGAACGCGGTATCGCAGTCATCATCGCCAAGAGCTTTGCACGTATCTACTATCGCAACTGTTTCAACGAAGGTCTTCCGATCATCGTATGCCCCGAAGCAGTTGATGCCATCAGCATGGGTGACGAGGTAGAGGTCGATTTCGAGAGCGGCGTGATCAAGGCAGGCGGCAAAGAATTCAAGTTCCCCGCATACCCTGAGTTTGTACAGGGACTGATCAAAGACGGCGGACTTATCCCACACGTCAAGAAATCACTGGGACTCGCCTAA